A section of the Dehalococcoidia bacterium genome encodes:
- a CDS encoding SRPBCC family protein encodes MKIKYEREIPLPRAQVWEFVKDINNWAPMAPGYQSHEVISDKEYIWVIKGEVGPLRRTTKVRVVVTEWVEGERVGFDLTGLNEPISGHGLITLSDSDGGTVIRGDGDVTYGGVLGPVVNRLMVPFVQQGSDELLDRIVATLMKSGRQSAS; translated from the coding sequence ATGAAGATCAAGTACGAACGCGAGATCCCGCTCCCGCGCGCCCAGGTGTGGGAGTTCGTGAAGGACATCAACAACTGGGCGCCCATGGCCCCTGGCTACCAGTCCCACGAGGTGATCAGCGACAAAGAGTACATATGGGTCATCAAGGGCGAGGTGGGGCCTCTGCGACGCACCACCAAGGTCAGGGTCGTGGTCACCGAATGGGTCGAGGGAGAACGGGTCGGGTTCGACCTGACAGGCCTCAACGAGCCCATCAGCGGTCATGGCCTGATAACCCTGTCCGACTCGGACGGGGGCACCGTCATCCGCGGCGACGGCGATGTCACCTACGGCGGCGTGCTGGGGCCGGTGGTGAACCGGCTGATGGTCCCCTTCGTGCAGCAAGGCTCGGACGAGTTGCTGGACCGTATCGTCGCCACCCTCATGAAGTCGGGGCGACAGAGCGCTTCCTGA
- a CDS encoding FAD-dependent oxidoreductase, giving the protein MEQSRNREADVVVVGSGAAGLTAAIVAHDRGARVIVVEAADKIGGTSALSGGGVWIPLNHHMAEVGEEDSRDEALEYCTRLTAGRAPRELVEKFVDTGHKVIRYLEEKTPLKFRASSMPDYHAEMPGGKAGRTLDPGFFPLPQLGDWASKIPPSPMMVVPLTIDEAMLGMARPASFPLQAIEERMSQGLVGSGNALIAGLLKACLDRGIEFMLETRAVRLLQQNGRVVGVETVRREEERIVLQATKGTILACGGFEWNQELWHRFIPGPVHLHCSTPFNRGDGLLMTLEIGADLGNMPEAWLYPGASVPGEEYEGRPVSRWVIGERSLPHSIMVNRHGLRFVNEAVNYNDMSKALYAFDPTEYTFRNIPCWVIMDSQFRAKYPILTVMPTDPDPEWLPKAETLGDLAAKLGIDCERLQDTVDRWNEFAKAGVDREFQRGNAPYERWLGDPSHYHPNIGTIERPPFYALPIHVASAGTKGGPRTNVHGQVLNVRGQPIEGLYAAGNVMASVAGPGYYGGGGTIGLAVTWGYLSAMHATGGQA; this is encoded by the coding sequence ATGGAGCAGAGCAGGAACAGAGAGGCCGATGTGGTGGTGGTGGGATCGGGGGCCGCTGGGCTGACAGCGGCCATCGTCGCCCACGATCGAGGGGCGAGAGTAATCGTGGTGGAGGCCGCCGACAAGATCGGGGGGACATCTGCCCTGTCGGGTGGAGGGGTGTGGATACCGCTCAATCACCACATGGCGGAGGTGGGCGAGGAGGACTCCAGGGACGAGGCCCTGGAGTACTGCACCCGCCTCACTGCCGGCCGCGCGCCCCGCGAGCTGGTGGAGAAGTTCGTAGATACTGGACATAAAGTCATCCGCTACTTAGAGGAGAAGACGCCTCTCAAGTTCCGCGCCTCCTCGATGCCCGATTATCATGCCGAGATGCCGGGAGGGAAGGCGGGCCGCACTCTCGACCCCGGCTTCTTCCCACTGCCACAGCTCGGTGACTGGGCTTCGAAAATCCCGCCTTCGCCCATGATGGTGGTCCCCCTGACCATAGACGAGGCCATGCTCGGCATGGCCCGGCCCGCCTCCTTCCCCCTGCAGGCCATCGAAGAGCGGATGAGCCAGGGCCTCGTCGGTTCGGGCAACGCCCTCATAGCCGGGCTGCTGAAGGCATGCCTCGACCGTGGCATAGAGTTCATGCTGGAGACCCGTGCCGTCAGGCTGTTGCAACAGAACGGTCGCGTGGTGGGGGTCGAAACGGTGCGCCGGGAGGAGGAGCGCATCGTCCTGCAGGCCACAAAGGGCACCATCCTGGCCTGCGGCGGCTTCGAGTGGAACCAGGAGCTGTGGCACCGCTTCATTCCGGGGCCTGTCCATCTCCACTGCAGCACTCCCTTCAACAGGGGTGACGGCCTGCTCATGACCCTGGAGATAGGTGCCGACCTGGGCAACATGCCGGAGGCCTGGCTCTACCCCGGGGCCAGCGTCCCCGGCGAAGAGTACGAAGGGAGGCCCGTCAGCCGCTGGGTCATCGGCGAGAGGAGCCTGCCCCATTCCATCATGGTCAACCGCCACGGGCTGCGCTTCGTCAACGAGGCCGTTAACTACAACGATATGTCCAAGGCGCTGTACGCCTTCGATCCCACCGAGTACACCTTCCGTAACATCCCCTGCTGGGTCATCATGGACTCCCAGTTCAGGGCCAAATATCCCATCCTGACGGTGATGCCCACCGACCCCGACCCGGAGTGGCTGCCCAAGGCCGAGACGCTGGGGGACCTGGCAGCGAAGCTGGGCATCGACTGCGAGCGCCTGCAAGACACGGTCGACCGCTGGAACGAGTTCGCCAAGGCAGGTGTGGACAGGGAGTTCCAGCGCGGCAACGCGCCCTACGAGCGCTGGCTGGGAGACCCGTCCCACTACCACCCCAACATCGGCACCATCGAGAGGCCTCCCTTCTATGCCCTGCCCATCCATGTGGCATCGGCCGGCACCAAGGGCGGCCCCCGTACCAACGTGCACGGCCAGGTGCTGAACGTGCGCGGCCAGCCTATCGAGGGCCTCTACGCTGCCGGCAACGTCATGGCCAGCGTGGCCGGGCCGGGCTACTACGGTGGCGGAGGCACTATCGGCCTGGCCGTTACCTGGGGCTACCTGTCGGCCATGCACGCTACCGGAGGGCAAGCATGA
- a CDS encoding FAD-dependent oxidoreductase — translation MPVVTDPGTLAQRGADLVVVGSGAAGLTAALAAAARGARVIVVERADKIGGTSAVSGGAIWVPQNHHMAEVGESDSKEEALAYCLKLGGPTADPTLVETFVDTAPKVVRFLEDKTPLRFSVWAAPDYHAEIVGGKLKGRSLEPQPIPRSVLGEAEPFLRPAPIYSIPLTLEEIIGGGRLLRGAGLPLQLLEERMTKGMATMGQALVTGLLAGCLRLGVHVLLNARARRLLQEEGRVTGVRVQVSDREWDLVGRLGVVLAAGGFEWNQELISRFLPFPMQWPNSPPGNEGDALLMAMEVGADLANTHSVWGSPSAFIPGEEYEGHPLARQVGGERNLPHTIMVNRWGRRFADEGAPYNDLTKAMAEFDPTSYSYRNIPCWAIMDRQFRSRYPIMTVMPGDPDPEWLVRADSLPELAGKIGVDAERLVETVDRWNSFVAQGEDREFGRGKNPFARYSGDPDAPHPNLGTIAQPPFYALPVYPGALGTNGGPRVNQRGQVMHVRGHPIPGLYAAGNTIAAPLGGAYCGGGGTLAPAITFGYICGVTATERM, via the coding sequence ATGCCGGTCGTGACTGACCCCGGCACACTGGCGCAGCGCGGCGCCGACCTGGTGGTGGTCGGCTCAGGGGCCGCCGGCCTCACGGCGGCCCTGGCTGCCGCAGCCAGAGGCGCACGGGTCATCGTCGTCGAGAGGGCGGACAAGATAGGCGGCACCTCGGCCGTATCCGGAGGCGCTATCTGGGTCCCCCAGAACCACCACATGGCCGAGGTGGGGGAGTCGGACAGCAAGGAGGAGGCCCTGGCCTACTGCCTCAAGCTGGGAGGCCCCACGGCCGACCCGACGCTGGTGGAGACGTTTGTGGACACGGCCCCGAAGGTGGTCCGCTTCCTGGAGGACAAGACCCCTCTCCGGTTCTCGGTGTGGGCCGCGCCCGACTACCACGCCGAGATCGTCGGAGGCAAGCTCAAGGGACGCAGCCTGGAGCCGCAGCCCATCCCGCGCAGCGTGCTGGGCGAGGCCGAGCCGTTCCTGCGGCCTGCCCCCATCTACTCCATCCCCCTGACGCTGGAGGAGATCATCGGTGGCGGCAGGCTCCTGCGGGGCGCCGGGCTACCCCTGCAACTCCTGGAGGAGCGCATGACCAAGGGGATGGCCACCATGGGCCAGGCCCTGGTGACGGGCCTGCTGGCAGGCTGCCTGCGCCTGGGCGTCCACGTCTTGCTGAACGCCCGGGCCAGGAGGCTCCTGCAGGAGGAGGGACGCGTGACCGGCGTCCGCGTCCAAGTGAGCGACAGAGAGTGGGACCTGGTCGGGCGGCTGGGGGTGGTGCTGGCAGCGGGTGGCTTCGAGTGGAACCAGGAGCTGATATCCCGCTTCTTGCCCTTCCCCATGCAATGGCCCAACAGCCCGCCCGGCAACGAGGGCGACGCCCTGTTGATGGCCATGGAGGTAGGCGCTGACCTGGCCAACACCCACAGCGTCTGGGGGTCCCCTTCCGCCTTCATTCCTGGGGAGGAATACGAGGGCCACCCGCTGGCACGACAGGTGGGGGGCGAGCGTAACCTACCTCACACCATCATGGTCAACAGGTGGGGACGGCGCTTCGCCGACGAGGGGGCGCCCTACAACGACCTGACCAAGGCGATGGCCGAGTTCGATCCTACCTCCTACTCCTACAGGAATATCCCCTGCTGGGCCATCATGGACAGGCAGTTCAGGTCCAGGTACCCCATCATGACGGTCATGCCCGGCGACCCCGATCCGGAGTGGCTGGTGCGGGCCGATAGCTTGCCGGAGCTGGCCGGAAAGATAGGTGTGGACGCCGAGCGCCTGGTGGAGACCGTCGACCGTTGGAACAGCTTCGTGGCGCAGGGCGAGGACCGAGAGTTCGGGCGGGGCAAGAACCCCTTCGCACGCTACTCCGGGGATCCCGACGCGCCACATCCCAACCTGGGCACCATCGCTCAGCCGCCCTTCTACGCCCTGCCAGTGTACCCGGGAGCGCTGGGCACCAACGGCGGCCCCCGGGTCAACCAGAGGGGGCAGGTGATGCACGTGCGTGGGCACCCCATTCCCGGCCTGTATGCCGCCGGCAACACCATCGCGGCTCCGCTGGGGGGCGCCTACTGCGGGGGCGGAGGCACCCTCGCCCCGGCCATAACCTTCGGCTATATCTGCGGCGTGACCGCCACCGAAAGGATGTAA
- a CDS encoding electron transfer flavoprotein subunit alpha/FixB family protein yields MIAVACTSAYERLTGGDIEELLTFLRQTAEGLGAEARWLGLGRPPLDMRAFARSYGIGRVEVLNPDDEDAGLDASVELLARYCRSASPFVLVFASSWWSRIVAARVAVRLQVPVLVNVQSVERDEDGSTLRARALAFGGSLTADYRLRGGPPYLLLTAPTATIPQAAPLPSEPEYQEVHIPLDGTGERARRIQVAETSGPRLDEAQVIVAGGRGLGSPDNYPLIQELARLLGGVPAASRPLVDAGWVDASHQVGLTGKVVKPLLYIAVGISGASQHMAGCSGARTIVAINKDSGAPIFRYAKYGVVGDAVELLDALIRRLKEAKREAG; encoded by the coding sequence ATGATTGCCGTCGCCTGCACTTCGGCCTACGAGAGGCTCACGGGCGGAGACATCGAAGAGCTGCTCACCTTCCTGCGACAGACGGCCGAAGGGCTGGGCGCCGAGGCCCGCTGGCTGGGCCTGGGCCGTCCGCCCCTGGACATGCGGGCCTTCGCCCGCAGTTACGGCATCGGGCGAGTCGAAGTACTGAACCCCGACGACGAGGACGCGGGGCTGGATGCCTCGGTGGAGCTGCTGGCCCGTTACTGCCGGTCAGCCTCCCCCTTCGTCCTGGTGTTCGCCAGCTCCTGGTGGTCGCGCATCGTGGCCGCCAGGGTCGCCGTCAGGCTGCAGGTCCCGGTGCTGGTGAACGTGCAGTCGGTGGAGCGAGACGAGGATGGCAGCACCCTCCGGGCCAGAGCCCTGGCGTTCGGCGGCAGCCTCACCGCCGACTATCGGTTGCGCGGAGGGCCGCCCTACCTGCTTCTGACCGCCCCCACGGCGACCATCCCCCAGGCAGCCCCGCTCCCATCGGAGCCGGAATATCAGGAGGTCCACATCCCGCTGGACGGAACGGGCGAGAGGGCGCGGCGAATACAGGTGGCCGAGACCTCCGGGCCGAGGCTGGACGAGGCCCAGGTGATCGTTGCGGGCGGTCGCGGCCTGGGATCGCCCGATAACTACCCCCTGATCCAGGAGCTGGCCCGCCTGCTGGGGGGAGTGCCGGCCGCCTCCCGCCCCCTGGTGGACGCCGGCTGGGTCGACGCCTCTCACCAGGTGGGCCTGACGGGCAAGGTGGTCAAGCCCCTGCTCTACATCGCCGTGGGGATATCGGGGGCCAGTCAGCACATGGCAGGCTGCTCGGGGGCGCGGACCATCGTGGCCATCAACAAGGACTCGGGCGCTCCTATCTTCAGGTACGCCAAGTACGGCGTCGTCGGCGACGCAGTAGAGCTACTGGACGCCCTCATCCGTCGACTCAAGGAGGCCAAGAGGGAGGCCGGATAG
- a CDS encoding electron transfer flavoprotein subunit beta/FixA family protein, translating to MRIVVCVKEVLDPDAVNALVLTGQLSIGPDGKTIEEGAITRVINGYDEQAIEAALRLRDAGVDCQIIAISVGEDPINVLRYALALGADEIVSIPARDLDCLGVARVIAEYIRSSGGADLVLCGRQASDDDQGIVGPALAELLGIPVALSARALSIEPDGAGDGPALHVTVVTPYGEEVWELPLPAVVTITSELGQPRYPPAARAIKARRAMPQVVTPQELGLGPGDLEPRVVLERLRVVQVEGHCQMISGDGADDTAAKLLEVLQRDGLVKL from the coding sequence ATGAGGATCGTCGTCTGCGTGAAGGAGGTCCTGGACCCAGACGCGGTCAACGCCCTCGTCCTGACGGGGCAGCTGTCCATCGGCCCCGACGGCAAGACCATCGAAGAGGGCGCCATCACGCGAGTCATCAACGGCTACGACGAGCAGGCGATAGAGGCGGCGCTACGCCTGCGGGACGCCGGAGTGGACTGCCAGATAATCGCCATCTCGGTGGGAGAGGACCCCATCAATGTCCTCCGCTATGCCCTGGCCCTGGGCGCTGACGAGATCGTGTCCATTCCCGCCCGCGACCTGGACTGCCTGGGCGTGGCCCGCGTCATCGCCGAATACATACGGTCATCCGGCGGTGCCGACCTGGTCCTGTGCGGTCGACAGGCGTCCGATGACGACCAGGGCATCGTGGGGCCGGCGCTGGCCGAACTGCTGGGCATCCCCGTAGCCCTCTCGGCCAGGGCCTTGAGCATCGAGCCGGACGGGGCGGGAGATGGACCGGCCCTGCACGTCACCGTCGTGACCCCTTACGGTGAGGAGGTATGGGAACTGCCGCTGCCAGCGGTGGTGACCATCACCAGCGAACTGGGCCAGCCCAGGTACCCACCCGCGGCCAGGGCCATCAAGGCCCGTCGTGCCATGCCCCAGGTGGTCACTCCACAGGAGCTGGGCCTGGGGCCTGGCGACCTGGAGCCGCGGGTCGTCCTGGAGAGGCTCCGGGTGGTCCAGGTGGAGGGACACTGCCAAATGATCTCGGGCGACGGGGCTGACGATACGGCCGCCAAGCTGCTGGAAGTGCTGCAGCGCGATGGCCTGGTCAAGCTCTAG
- a CDS encoding nitronate monooxygenase — translation MARNPLHTKLCDILGIEYPIIAFTHCRDVVVAVINAGAFSVYGGAPRTPDELDADIRWIRERIGNKPFGVDLLLPAASPPSATIEELKAQIPETHKRFVAEIKRKYNIPDPKNEPEYYKLGWFSKEGTRRQLEVVLDHKVPVLAFGLGSPEWVLEPARARGMQVWGLVGSPKQAKRELELGVDAIIAQGYDAAGHTGYIGTFSLVPMVAAIAGDTPVIAAGGVTTGRHLAAALCLGAVGVWTGTIWLTSRESDVDMVIKQKLLAATAEDLTHSRSVSGLPMRILRNQWTKEWESPEAPKPLPPPHQMIMAGEVMQAARDYGIEDFMTEAAGQGVGFVTSIKPARQIVFDLIAEATEVFEQLVGELTITS, via the coding sequence ATGGCCCGCAACCCCCTGCACACCAAGTTATGCGACATCCTCGGCATCGAGTACCCCATCATCGCCTTCACCCACTGTCGCGACGTGGTCGTAGCCGTCATCAATGCGGGGGCCTTCTCGGTCTACGGCGGTGCGCCCCGCACGCCCGACGAGCTGGACGCCGACATCAGATGGATCCGCGAGAGGATAGGCAACAAGCCTTTCGGCGTGGACCTGCTCCTGCCCGCCGCCAGCCCGCCCAGCGCGACCATCGAGGAGCTCAAGGCGCAGATTCCCGAGACCCACAAGCGATTCGTGGCCGAGATAAAGCGCAAGTACAACATCCCCGACCCCAAGAACGAGCCCGAGTACTACAAGCTGGGGTGGTTCAGCAAGGAGGGCACCAGGCGTCAGCTGGAGGTAGTGCTGGACCACAAGGTGCCCGTCCTGGCCTTCGGCCTCGGCAGCCCCGAGTGGGTCCTGGAGCCGGCCCGCGCCAGGGGCATGCAGGTCTGGGGCCTGGTCGGCTCTCCCAAGCAGGCCAAGCGCGAGCTCGAGCTGGGCGTGGATGCCATCATCGCCCAGGGCTATGACGCGGCCGGCCACACCGGTTACATCGGCACCTTCTCCCTGGTGCCGATGGTGGCAGCCATCGCCGGCGATACCCCCGTCATCGCTGCCGGCGGCGTCACCACTGGTCGGCACCTGGCGGCCGCCCTCTGCCTGGGCGCCGTGGGCGTGTGGACGGGCACCATCTGGCTGACCAGCCGCGAGTCTGACGTGGACATGGTCATCAAGCAGAAGCTGCTGGCCGCCACGGCCGAGGACCTGACCCACTCACGCTCCGTCTCCGGCCTGCCCATGCGAATACTCAGGAACCAGTGGACCAAGGAGTGGGAGTCGCCGGAGGCGCCCAAGCCCCTCCCGCCGCCCCACCAGATGATCATGGCCGGCGAGGTGATGCAGGCGGCCCGCGATTACGGCATCGAGGACTTCATGACCGAGGCCGCCGGTCAGGGCGTGGGCTTCGTCACCAGCATCAAGCCCGCCCGGCAGATCGTGTTCGACCTGATCGCCGAGGCCACGGAGGTGTTCGAACAGCTCGTCGGCGAACTGACCATAACTTCGTGA
- the purQ gene encoding phosphoribosylformylglycinamidine synthase subunit PurQ, with product MRFAVVVFPGTWSDYDCHDVLTRILGQQADLVWHRQSDLTGYDCVVLPGGFSYGDYLRPGAIARFSPVMRAVAEHARRGRPVIGICNGFQVLCEAHLLPGALLRNEHLQYRCQWVNIRVEREGTPFTAACRRGQVLSMPISHGDGRYYADPETLAMLEAEGRVLFRYCTPTGETTAEANPNGSLGNIAGILNEEGNVLGMMPHPERACEALLGGEDGLAIWRSLLLWASG from the coding sequence ATGCGCTTCGCCGTCGTCGTCTTTCCCGGCACCTGGAGCGACTACGACTGTCACGACGTCCTCACCCGCATCCTGGGTCAGCAGGCCGACCTGGTCTGGCACCGGCAGTCCGATCTCACTGGGTACGACTGCGTGGTGCTGCCCGGAGGGTTCTCGTACGGCGACTACCTGCGCCCGGGGGCCATCGCCCGCTTCTCGCCGGTGATGCGAGCGGTGGCCGAGCACGCCCGTCGCGGCCGTCCGGTCATCGGCATCTGCAACGGCTTTCAGGTCCTGTGCGAGGCGCACCTGCTGCCGGGGGCTCTTCTGCGCAACGAGCATCTCCAGTACCGCTGTCAGTGGGTGAACATCAGGGTGGAGCGAGAGGGGACGCCCTTCACTGCCGCCTGTCGACGGGGCCAAGTCCTGTCCATGCCCATCTCCCACGGCGACGGCCGCTACTACGCCGACCCGGAAACGCTGGCCATGCTGGAGGCGGAAGGGCGCGTCCTCTTCCGCTACTGCACGCCGACAGGCGAGACGACGGCCGAGGCCAATCCCAACGGCAGCCTGGGCAACATCGCCGGCATCCTCAACGAGGAGGGCAACGTGCTGGGGATGATGCCCCACCCGGAACGCGCTTGCGAGGCGCTGCTGGGGGGAGAGGACGGACTGGCCATCTGGCGCTCTCTGCTGCTGTGGGCCTCGGGCTAG
- a CDS encoding sugar phosphate isomerase/epimerase encodes MASYSLSTMWSQGRFRSLADFARTARRLGYPNVEISYVVGPEGVEELLSCGEVGVLSLHNPVPRVTIADGRTSDALNLASLDEEERRLAVELGKRTLELAAKAGADRVVFHLGGIGNDHFPEERELRRLYDAGVREGEEVEALRRRARERRAEAVGPYLARARKSLAELAEEAARLGVRIGLENRYHYHEIPSVDEMHLLLADYPPEVVGYWHDVGHAEVLDRLGLVDKRRWLQELGERCIGAHLHDVDGLQDHRAPGHGTADWDYVARYLPPDALRVFEINQRVPEEQVAAAIAFLRQRGVL; translated from the coding sequence ATGGCGTCCTACTCCCTGTCCACCATGTGGTCGCAGGGGCGCTTCCGCTCCCTGGCCGACTTTGCCCGCACGGCCCGTCGCCTCGGCTACCCCAACGTCGAGATCAGCTACGTGGTAGGGCCAGAGGGGGTGGAGGAGCTGCTCTCGTGCGGGGAGGTGGGAGTCCTGTCCCTCCACAACCCCGTCCCCAGGGTGACGATAGCCGACGGCCGCACCAGCGATGCCCTGAACCTGGCCTCCCTGGACGAGGAGGAGCGTCGCCTGGCCGTGGAGCTGGGAAAGCGAACGCTGGAGCTGGCGGCCAAGGCCGGCGCCGACCGCGTCGTCTTCCACCTGGGGGGCATCGGCAATGACCACTTCCCCGAGGAGCGGGAGCTGAGGCGTCTGTACGACGCCGGCGTGCGCGAGGGTGAGGAGGTGGAGGCCTTGCGCCGTCGCGCCAGGGAGCGCCGCGCGGAGGCGGTCGGCCCTTACCTCGCTCGGGCGCGCAAGTCCCTGGCGGAGCTGGCCGAGGAGGCGGCCAGGCTGGGCGTGCGCATCGGCCTCGAGAACCGTTACCACTACCACGAGATCCCCAGCGTGGACGAGATGCACCTGCTCCTGGCCGACTACCCGCCCGAGGTAGTGGGCTACTGGCACGACGTGGGCCACGCCGAGGTCCTGGACCGTCTGGGCCTGGTGGACAAGCGCCGCTGGCTGCAGGAGCTGGGCGAGCGCTGCATCGGTGCCCATCTGCACGACGTGGACGGCCTGCAGGACCACCGCGCCCCCGGCCATGGCACCGCCGACTGGGACTACGTGGCCCGCTACCTGCCGCCCGACGCCCTGCGGGTGTTCGAGATCAACCAGCGGGTGCCCGAGGAGCAGGTGGCCGCTGCCATCGCCTTCCTGCGCCAGCGGGGCGTGCTATGA
- a CDS encoding aspartyl protease family protein produces MGTFRVEFEVGNPEGRRFERLQALVDTGASHIVVPSSLLRSLGVPVRWRWQFQMADDRVVERDAGYTLVRLDGRVAPTVVVFGDEGVEALLRAATLETFSLAVDPVRRRLVPVPGLLKAAR; encoded by the coding sequence ATGGGCACCTTCCGCGTAGAGTTCGAGGTCGGGAACCCGGAGGGACGGCGCTTCGAACGCCTGCAGGCGCTGGTGGACACGGGCGCATCGCACATTGTCGTGCCCTCCTCCCTGCTGAGAAGTCTCGGCGTCCCCGTCCGCTGGCGCTGGCAGTTCCAGATGGCCGACGACCGCGTCGTGGAGAGGGATGCGGGCTACACGTTGGTGCGCCTGGACGGCCGGGTGGCGCCCACGGTAGTGGTCTTCGGCGACGAGGGGGTCGAGGCGCTGCTGCGCGCTGCCACCCTCGAGACCTTCAGCCTGGCCGTGGACCCGGTGCGCAGGCGTCTGGTGCCCGTCCCGGGCCTGCTCAAGGCCGCCCGCTAG
- a CDS encoding proline--tRNA ligase: MRLSQLFGRTLRQPPAEAETASHRLLVQAGLVTQVAAGIYAFMPLAWKVLRRIEDIVRQEMDAAGGQEVHLPALHPLEMWQASGRDQTMKDVLFRLQDKRGREFVLGPTHEEVITELFRRFVRSYRDLPLLVYQIQTKFRDEPRPRGGLIRLREFTMKDLYSFDADWEGLDASYQKMFRAYQNVFRRCGVPTVPVLADAGAMGGRDTHEFIFLTDIGEDSCLFCPGCGYAANAEVATFRKAPAHADEEPRPVAEVHTPGVTTIPALAEFLGVPTTRTCKAVFYTADDRPVLVAIRGDMEVNETKLRRALGAIDLHYMSEEEVARHGFVPGSASAVGLQGVTVVADDLVPRERNLVAGANRPDFHLLNVNYGRDWQAEVVADIALAQGGHPCPQCGTPLEMRRGIEMGQIFKLGTYYSEKLGAVFLDREGKQRPAVMGCYGIGIERLLAAVVEANHDEKGIVWPPELAPYQVHLVALSLDRGEVREAAEDLYRRLWEAGIETLYDDREETPGVKFKDADLLGMPLRMTVSPRTLEQGAVELKPRRDTTVTLVPLSEAVEEVRRRLA, from the coding sequence ATGCGCCTCTCCCAGCTCTTCGGCAGGACGCTGCGCCAACCGCCGGCCGAGGCCGAAACCGCCTCCCACCGCCTGCTGGTGCAGGCGGGCCTGGTGACACAGGTGGCCGCCGGCATCTATGCCTTCATGCCCCTGGCCTGGAAGGTCCTGCGCAGGATCGAGGACATCGTCCGCCAGGAGATGGACGCCGCCGGCGGGCAGGAGGTGCACCTGCCCGCCCTCCACCCCCTGGAGATGTGGCAGGCGTCGGGACGCGACCAGACCATGAAGGACGTCCTCTTCCGCCTGCAGGACAAGCGGGGGAGGGAGTTCGTCCTGGGACCCACCCACGAGGAGGTCATCACCGAGCTGTTCAGGCGCTTCGTGCGCTCCTACCGCGACCTGCCGCTCCTGGTCTATCAGATCCAGACCAAGTTCCGGGACGAGCCGCGGCCCCGCGGCGGCCTCATACGTCTGCGGGAGTTCACCATGAAGGACCTGTATTCCTTCGACGCCGACTGGGAAGGGCTGGACGCCTCCTATCAGAAGATGTTTCGCGCCTACCAGAACGTCTTCCGACGGTGCGGGGTGCCCACGGTGCCGGTGCTGGCCGACGCCGGCGCGATGGGTGGTCGCGACACCCACGAGTTCATCTTCCTGACGGACATCGGCGAGGACTCCTGCCTCTTCTGCCCCGGCTGCGGCTACGCCGCCAACGCCGAGGTGGCCACCTTCCGCAAGGCGCCCGCCCACGCCGACGAAGAGCCCCGGCCGGTAGCCGAGGTGCACACGCCGGGGGTCACCACCATCCCCGCCCTGGCCGAGTTTCTGGGGGTGCCCACCACCCGCACCTGCAAGGCCGTCTTCTACACCGCCGACGATCGGCCGGTACTGGTGGCCATCCGCGGCGACATGGAGGTGAACGAGACCAAGCTCCGTCGAGCCCTGGGAGCTATAGACCTGCATTACATGAGCGAAGAGGAGGTGGCCCGCCACGGCTTCGTGCCCGGCTCCGCCTCGGCCGTGGGCCTGCAGGGCGTCACCGTGGTGGCCGACGACCTGGTGCCCCGGGAGCGGAACCTGGTGGCCGGCGCCAACCGCCCCGACTTCCACCTGCTCAACGTCAACTACGGCCGCGACTGGCAGGCCGAGGTGGTGGCCGACATCGCCCTGGCCCAGGGCGGCCACCCCTGCCCCCAGTGCGGCACCCCCCTGGAGATGCGCCGGGGCATCGAGATGGGCCAGATCTTCAAGCTGGGCACCTACTACTCCGAGAAGCTGGGGGCGGTCTTCCTCGACCGAGAAGGCAAGCAGCGGCCGGCCGTCATGGGCTGCTACGGCATCGGCATCGAGCGGCTGCTGGCGGCGGTGGTGGAGGCCAACCACGACGAGAAGGGCATCGTCTGGCCGCCGGAGCTGGCGCCCTACCAGGTGCACCTGGTGGCCCTGTCCCTGGACAGGGGCGAGGTGCGCGAGGCGGCCGAGGACCTGTACCGGCGCCTCTGGGAGGCAGGAATCGAGACCCTCTACGACGACCGGGAGGAGACGCCGGGCGTCAAGTTCAAGGACGCCGACCTGCTGGGGATGCCCCTGCGGATGACTGTCAGCCCGCGCACTCTGGAGCAGGGAGCGGTCGAGCTGAAGCCGCGCCGCGACACAACCGTTACTTTGGTGCCCCTTTCGGAAGCGGTGGAAGAGGTCCGTCGACGTCTGGCCTGA